Genomic DNA from Catellatospora sp. TT07R-123:
ACCGTGGCCGCGGCGTCGACCAGCCCGGTCCCGCAGCCGCCGGTGCAGGTGCCGGGGATGGGCCGGGTGTGGGCCTGCAGGGCGCTGAGCACCTGTGCCGGGGTCAGGGTCGGCTTCTTGCTCAGCATCAGGGCGACCAGGCCGGCCACGTGCGGGGCGGCCATGCTGGTACCCATGTACGTCGTGTAGCTGGGGTTGCCCGGGGTGGTGAGGCCGTCGTTGAGGGTGGACAGGATGCCGTCCTGGGGGGTCGACCGGGTGCCCGGGGGGTCGGTCTCCAGCCGGACCTCGCCGCCGGGCGCCGACACCTCCACCGTGGCGCCGAAGTTGGAGTAGAAGGCCCGGTTGCCGGCGCGGTCCAGCGCGGCCACCGTGACGACCCCGGCGCAGTTGGCGGGGGTGAAGCCGGAGGCGTTTGCGTTGGAGTTGCCAGCCGCGACGACCACGGTGGTACCGCGGCTGTTGGCCGAGCTGATCGCGTTGCGGTAGGTGGTGGAGCAGGTGCCGCTGCCGCCGAGGCTCAGGTTGATGACCTTGGCCGGGTTGGGGTTGGCGGGCACGCCCGACACCGTGCCGCCGGAGGCCCAGACGATGGCGTCGGCGATGTCCGAGCTGGTGCCGCCGCACTTGCCGAGGACCCGTACAGGCAGGATCTTGGCGTCGTAGGCGACGCCTGCCACGCCGAGGCTGTTGTTGCCCAGCGCGGCGATGGTGCCGGCGACGTGGGTGCCGTGCCAGCTGGAGTTCGCCGCGGTGGTCGAGCCGCACTCGCCGGCGGCGTACCAGTCCCCCTGGTCCTGGGGGTTGGCGTCGCGGCCGTTGCCGTCGCGGGCCGTCGTCGAGCTGCTGATGAAGTCGTATCCGGCCAGCCAGTGGCTGTCGAGGTCGGGATGGGAGGTCTTGCCGGTGTCGAGGACGGCGACCACCACGCCGGTTCCGGTGGCGAGGTCCCAGGCGCCGGGCAGGTTCATGCCGGCGGTCGGCTCGAAGTAGTGCCACTGCTGGGGGTAGCTCGGGTCGTTCGGGGTCGACAGCGCGTACATCTGCGTGTCGGGCTCGGCGTACTCGACCTGGCCGGAGGCCTGCAGAGCGGCGAGCAGGCCGGCGGTGCGCCGGTCCGCCGTGACGACGTGGCCGCCGACGGCGAGTTCGCGCTGGTCGGTCAGGGAGATGCCGAGCCGGGCGCCGACGGACTTCAGCAGCGCGCCGCGGTCCGCCCCGGCCTTGAACTTGACGATGTACTGGGTGGACGCGTCCTGGGTGGCCGCAGTGTCCACGGCCGACGGTGTCTGTGCCGAGGCCGGCACGGCGAGTGTTGCCACAGTGGCCACGGCTGCGCCCGCGGCCAGCGTGACGATCGACCTGAGCTTCACTGGCTCCTCCTCCATGGGCAGCCCAACGCGGCCCATGGAGGAGGACGCTAACCAGTGCAGATCGAAATATCAATGTGCCTGGATGTGCCTGGATGGAGGTTGTCCGGAGCGCGAGGACCGGATCCGCCCGCAGCCGGGCGTCGACTGCCGTCAGACTTGCGGCGGCCGGTTCTTGAGCTTGGTCCAGATCGCTTCGAGAGCCTGGATGTCGGCGTCGTCGAGCAGGTCGTCGAAGACCTCGGCGAGCGCCGCGCGACGGGTGGCGTCGGCGGCGGCGAAGGCCTGTCGGCCGGACTCGGTCAGCGCGATCGCCACCGACCGGCCATCGGTCGTGGAGCGCGTCCGCTCGACGAGGTCGCGGGCGGCGAGCGCGTCGATCACACGTGACGCCTGGCTGCGGCTCAGCAGCGTCTTGGCACCCAGGTCGGTGGGCGCGATCGGGCCGTCCTGGCTGTTGAGCCACAACATGATCTCGAACCAGGACAGCGGCAGACCGTGGGTCTTGTCGAGGGCCCGGTCGACCGTCGCCGACAGCGTGGTCGCGGCCCAGACCAGGCCGTAGAAGGCGTGGTCGCGGGGGGCGAGGCCACCGAGGGTTATGTCGTCGCGTGCCATGCGGGCCATGCTACCAATTTGTGTGTACGCACACATAAAAGTTAAGATGCGTGCACACACACAGAAGTGGAGCTCGCGTGGACCCGCTTGGCAAGACAGTGCTCATCACCGGCACGTCGACCGGAATCGGCCTGGTCACCGCAGTCGCCTGCGCTCAGGCGGGCTGGACGACGATCGCCACGATGCGCGACCTCGGCAAGGCCGAGAGACTGCGGACAGCCGCCGCCGAGGCGGGCGTCACCGACCGCCTGCACATAGAGCACCTGGACGTGACCGACCCGGCGAGCATCGCTGCCTGCATGGATCGCGTCCTCAGCGCGCACGGCGGGCTCGACGCCCTGGTCAACAACGCCGGCGCAGGGCACCTCGGCACCATCGAGCAGGGCAGCACGGACGACGTCCGGAAGGTGATGGAGGTCAACTTCTTCGGTGTGGTCGAGGTGACCCGAGCCGCGATGGCCGCCCTGCGGGCCAGCCGGGGACGCCTCGTGACCGTCACCAGCGTCGGAGGAGTGGTCGGGCAGCCGTTCAACGAGGCGTACTGCGCGGCGAAGTTCGCCACCGAGGGCTTCATGGAGGCGCTCGCGCCGGTCGCCGCGACGGTCGGCGTCGACGTGGTCGTGGTGGAGCCGGGCGCGGTCGCCAGCGAGTTCGTGGCCAACGTCGGCGTGGACGCCGCGGCCATGACGGCTGCCGCCGGGCCGTACGCGCCCGCCCTGGCCGGATACCTCGAACGCACCCAGCGGGTGTTCGACAACGCCCAGCCCGCCGCCGAGGTCGCGACGTGCGTCGTGGACGTGCTAGGCGCGGCGAGACCTGCGTTCCGGGTGCAGACGTCCGCGCAGGCACGTGCCTTCGCCGGGGCGAAGCTGGCCGACCTCGACGGCTCCGCGGTGCAGGCACTCGTCGGCCCATGGGTGGGGCCGGCCTCGGCGTAGCCGGCTCGACGGCGGTACGACGGCGCCGCAGACCTCACGGTCTGCGGCGCCGTCGTACCGGGGGTGGATCAGCTGCCGAAACTCATCATCCAGTTGTAGACGATCGTGTCGGCGTCATCGGTGGACATGCTCCCGGGTGCCCACGTGATCACGCCGTTCACCTTGGTCGGCAGGTCCCAGTAGCCGCCCTGCCACGGGTTGGCGCTGATCTCGAAGGGATTGCAGGCGCCCGGTGACGCGAAGTCGCAGTTGGCGTAGTGGTGCGACGCCAGCTCCCACAGCACGTACTGGGTCATGAACCCGTTGACGCTGTGGTAGAGCGTCCATTGACTGGAATGGTTCGCCTCGTGGGCGAGCAGGTCCTTGGCGTAGACGTCGACCTCCTTCGGGGTGAAGCAGTCCTTGCCGCGGCAGTTCAGCAGGGCGTTCTTGTCGTTCTTGTCATCCTGCTGGTCCCGGTCGAACCGGCTGCGGCCGTACGGGATGAGCAGCACGTCGCCGATGGTCTGCGGATGGTCCCCGACCTGGATGCCGGAGACGTTGAAGCAGACGATCTGCGTCGAGAACTCGTAGGTGCAGGTACCGTGCTGCGCCTCGACCAGGCCTAGGGCGTACTGGTCGGCGCCGTTGGCGATGTTCGCGTCCCGCAGGTAGGGGCCCTTGGGGACGCAGACGCCGTACAGCTTCAGGCTGGAGCAGTCGACGGAGTTGTCGACCCCGGTGGGCGGCACGACGACCGGGCCGCAGGATTTCGTCCGGTGCCGGCGGCAGAGCTGGCCGCTGGTCGGCGGCGGCGGGGGCGCCGGGGCCGCCTTGCACTCCTCGGGGTTACGGCTACAGGCGTTGCGGCCGGTCGGGTCGCTGAGGGTCAGCGGGCTGTTGTCGGCGTACGCGTAGCCGTTGAGCGACTGCGGGTCCGTGACGTCGGTGA
This window encodes:
- a CDS encoding S8 family peptidase, with the protein product MKLRSIVTLAAGAAVATVATLAVPASAQTPSAVDTAATQDASTQYIVKFKAGADRGALLKSVGARLGISLTDQRELAVGGHVVTADRRTAGLLAALQASGQVEYAEPDTQMYALSTPNDPSYPQQWHYFEPTAGMNLPGAWDLATGTGVVVAVLDTGKTSHPDLDSHWLAGYDFISSSTTARDGNGRDANPQDQGDWYAAGECGSTTAANSSWHGTHVAGTIAALGNNSLGVAGVAYDAKILPVRVLGKCGGTSSDIADAIVWASGGTVSGVPANPNPAKVINLSLGGSGTCSTTYRNAISSANSRGTTVVVAAGNSNANASGFTPANCAGVVTVAALDRAGNRAFYSNFGATVEVSAPGGEVRLETDPPGTRSTPQDGILSTLNDGLTTPGNPSYTTYMGTSMAAPHVAGLVALMLSKKPTLTPAQVLSALQAHTRPIPGTCTGGCGTGLVDAAATVAAL
- a CDS encoding MarR family winged helix-turn-helix transcriptional regulator, producing MARDDITLGGLAPRDHAFYGLVWAATTLSATVDRALDKTHGLPLSWFEIMLWLNSQDGPIAPTDLGAKTLLSRSQASRVIDALAARDLVERTRSTTDGRSVAIALTESGRQAFAAADATRRAALAEVFDDLLDDADIQALEAIWTKLKNRPPQV
- a CDS encoding SDR family NAD(P)-dependent oxidoreductase — protein: MDPLGKTVLITGTSTGIGLVTAVACAQAGWTTIATMRDLGKAERLRTAAAEAGVTDRLHIEHLDVTDPASIAACMDRVLSAHGGLDALVNNAGAGHLGTIEQGSTDDVRKVMEVNFFGVVEVTRAAMAALRASRGRLVTVTSVGGVVGQPFNEAYCAAKFATEGFMEALAPVAATVGVDVVVVEPGAVASEFVANVGVDAAAMTAAAGPYAPALAGYLERTQRVFDNAQPAAEVATCVVDVLGAARPAFRVQTSAQARAFAGAKLADLDGSAVQALVGPWVGPASA